GACCGCCTATCCAAACGTTTCAAGGAGGGAGCCTAAAACTACAAATTCCCTCTTCCCTTTCACATGCCATAAAAGCGCTGTGCGAGCAAGAAAATGCCACGCTGTATATGGTCATGATCACCGCGTTAAAGATATTGTTGCACCGTTACAGCGGGCAAAATGATATCCGGGTGGGAGTGCCCGTAGCGAACCGCAACCGCGTGGAAATGGAGAATCTGGTCGGCTTTTTTGTAAATACGTTGGTCCTCAAAACAGATGTTTCCGGCAATCGTAGCTTTAGAGAGCTGTTGTCACGTGTGAGAGAAACGGCGAACAGCGCATACAGGCATCAAGATGTACCGTTTGAACGACTAGTGGATGAATTGCAGCCTGAGCGTAATATGAGTCAAAATCCACTGTTTGAAGTCTGCTTTGTGTTGCAGAACTTTCCTATGCCGAAAAAATCGGACATGTCTGCATTAGGCTTTTCCTTGGTCAAATTTGAAGAGTTCCGTAACAACACATCCAAGTTTGACCTCTGGATTCAGGTTGTAGAAAAAGGGGATATCCTTGACCTAGACGTTGAGTTCAACTCCGATATTTTTAATGAATCGACAATCAGTCGCCTGTTAGAAAGCTTTACAATCGTGCTGGCAAGCATTGTTGCGAATCCGAACAAGCCGATTTCAGATTTGCCGATTTTGACCGCTGCTGAAGAGCAAAAGCTGTTGGTTGAATGGAACGATACGAAGACGTACTACCCACAGCAAGATAGGTGCCTTCATGAAATGATCGAAGCGCAGGCTGCCAAAACACCAGATGCGCCAGCCGTTATTTTTGAAGAGGCGCAACTCACTTACAAGGAATTGGATCAACGGGCGAATCAACTGGCTAACTATCTCCGAAAACAGGGCGTAAGAGCGGAAACGCTTGTGGGCATTTATATGGAGCGCTCCTTTGAGATGGTCATTGGGCTGTTAGGTATCCTCAAAGCAGGCGGCGCCTACGTTCCCCTAGATCCAAGCTATCCGCAAGATCGGGTTGCCTTTATGATCACGGATGCGAATCCTTCTTTCCTCTTGACTGCGGAAGGGCTGAAGAACACGCTCCCTGAATACGATGGACAACTAATTTGCCTCGATTCAGATTGGGAGACAATCAGCATGGAGAGCCATGTGGCGCCTGCAAGCGGAGTCAACAGCGACAATTTGGCGTACATGATTTACACCTCAGGTTCTACTGGTAAGCCAAAAGGTGCGATGAATGCTCATCGCGGTATCGTCAACAGACTTTTATGGATGCAGGAACAATATCAGCTGAATGAAACCGATCGGGTAATGCAAAAGACGCCTTTCAGCTTTGATGTGTCAGTATGGGAATTTTTCTGGCCGTTAATGACGGGCGCCTGCATGGTAGTAGCTCGTCCAGAAGGTCACAAAGATACAACATATCTGGCCCGTCTGATCAAAAAAGAGAAAATCACCACCATGCACTTTGTTCCTTCGATGCTTCAAGTATTCCTGGAGGAGACGGAAATTAGCGGCTGCGAAACGCTGCGACGAGTCATTTGCAGTGGGGAAGCCTTATCTTATTCAACGCAGGAGCGCTTTTTCGAGTGTCTCGATGCGGAATTGCACAACCTTTATGGTCCTACAGAAGCGGCGATTGATGTCACGTACTGGGTATGTCAAAAAGGAAGCAAGCTTAGATCCGTGCCGATTGGACGTCCTGTGGCGAACACCCAAATCTATCTGTTAGACGAGCACTTGAATCCTGTTCCCGTCGGTGTTGCTGGAGAGCTACACATCGGTGGTGTGCAACTGGCTCGCGGATACTATAACCGACCTGAGCTGACAGAAGAAAAATTCATCCCTGATCCATTCAGCAATAAAGAGGGAGCACGCCTTTATAAAACAGGTGACTTGGCACGTTACATGTCGGATGGAACAATCGAGTATCTGGGCCGAATTGATTTTATGGTCAAATTAAGAGGGTTCCGTATCGAGTTGGGTGAGATTGAAGCTGTATTAGATGAACATCCACATGTACAAAAAGCGGCTGTGATCGTTCATGAATCCGAGCAGAGACCAGGGCATAAGCAGTTGGTATCTTATATCGTGCCAGATTCACAGTCCAAGGAAAAATTGAAAAAGGCAACAGTAGAAGAAGCACTTCCTGCGGAACAGGTATCAGAATGGCAGGATGTCTTTGATAAAGCCTATGATGATGAAAATAAATATGAGGCCGATTTCAACATTACCAGCTGGAACAGCAGTTATACGGGTCAGCCTCTTTTAGCGGAAGAAATGCGTGAATGGGTCAATTCGACGGTTGATCGTATCCTTGCCTTGCAACCGAAAAAGGTACTCGAAATCGGGTGCGGTACAGGGCTGTTGTTATCCCGAATTGCGCCTCATTGTGAACAATATTGGGGAACGGATTTTTCGTCGATGGCGTTGGATTATATTACTGCGAATCTGATCAACCAAAGAGAGGATTTATCCAATGTCACCCTGCGTAAGAGCTATGCGGATGATTTTAGTGGACTAAAGGGACAGAAGTTCGATGTGATCGTGCTCAACTCTGTCGTGCAGTATTTCCCAGATGCGAGCTACCTGTTGGATGTGCTGAAAAAGGCCATAAACGCCATGAATGACAAAGGAGCAATCTTTGTCGGTGATGTTCGTAATCTCTCTTTACTGCAAACCTTCCTTACTGAGGTGGAGATGGAAAAGTCACCAGCGACGTTGACCACCGATCAATTGCAGCGCCGCGTGCAGAAGCGAATGAGACAAGAGCAGGAGCTGGTTATAGACCCAGCCTTTTTCTATGCGCTTCAAGAGCAGCTGCATCAAATCAGCCATGTAGAAATCAAGTTGAAACGTGGAAGTCATCCTAATGAATTAACTCGCTATCGTTATGATGTGGTTCTTCATCTCGGCAAAAAAGTGCAGCCAATAGAGGACTTTTCATGGCTGGATTGGCATGAGGAGCGATTCCAAAATATTGATGGACTTCGTCAAATCATGACCAAGTATAAACCGCAAATCTTAGGTCTTACGAATATCCCTAATCTGCGGTTGGACAGGGCGAATCGATACCAGTCATTGCTTGCTGACAGAGATGTTCTCAAAACGGTGGAAGAACTGAGAACGGATCAGAACCATCCAGGCACTGGAATAGACCCTGAAGACCTTTGGAAGTTGGGGGCTGAGCTTCGATACAGTGTGGATATCGCTTGGATGGGTGATAGAGAAGATGGCAACTATGAAGCTGTGCTCAGACCTGAGCATTTACTCGAAAAAAGACAGCGTAACACAGTGGTCACCGCGTGGCACCGTCCAGCGAAAAACTACCAGCCGATCGAAACGTATGCGAACGATCCTTTGACAGACAGAGTTGCTCGCCAGTTCATTCCAGAGCTGCGCAGTTATTTACGGGATAAGCTGCCAGATTACATGGTTCCGTCTATCTTTGAGTTTATCAAGGAAATGCCAGTGAACATGAATGGAAAATTGGATCGCAAAGCGCTTCCTACGCCGCTTATGGAAGTGCCAGAGATGGAGGGAGATTTTGTACCACCGACGACGGAGACGGAAAAAATTCTTGCCGATGTCTGGGCTGAAATACTGGGCTTGGATAAGGTTGGCATACATAATAGCTTCTTCGGATTAGGTGGCGACTCCATTCATACCATTCGAGTGGTTGCGAGAGCAAAACAACACGGTTTGGAATTAACTCCACAGCAAATTTTCCAATTCCAGACCATAGCTGAACTGGCAGAGGTTGCAGGTGAGGCTTCCACCCAAAATGCGAAGCGAACGACAACAGTAGTAGAGTTACCAACTCTTGAGAAACATCAGCTGGATAGCATAAAAGTAGACAATCCATACATGGAGGATGTATATCCGCTGACGATTATGCAAGAGAATATGCTTTATCGATACAAGCATCATCCAGAGCCTGGTTTGAATGTGGTTCATCATGCTTTTCGCATAGAGGGAGGCCCTTTCCACGTATCTGCTTTTGAGCAGGCATGGCAGCATCTCATCCAACAATTCCCTGCATTGCGAACCTCCTTCATCTGGGAAGAGCTGGATGAACCGATGCAGATCGTGCATGAGAAAGTGGATATCCACATCAAACAGGAAGATTGGCGTGGCATTCCGGAAGAAAATCAACATGAACAATTGCAATCCTATATTCAAAAGCTGAGACAACAAGGATTTGTGATGGGCCAAGCACCACATGCGCATCTTGCTCTGCTTCAAGTAGGAGAGGATGTCTACTACTTTATTTATGTCTTCAACCTGATGTTGCAGGATGGCTGGAGCTATACGTTGATCGTTAAGAGACTATTCGAATATTATCAAGCGTTTTCCCAAGGGAAGGCGATTGATATTGTTCCTGTATATCCTTACCGGGATTATGTTGCGCTACAAAAACAGCAGGACTTAACAGATGCCGAGCTGTTTTGGAAGAAGAATCTGAATGGAATGACCAGCTCCACTCTTGAATGGGCGCAAACGAGCAGGAATAATATTTCTGCCGAAGAGTCTCCCTATTCTCAAGAAAGGTTCATCGTATCGCCAGAAGTCTCCGCGGCGTTGTTATCCTTGTCCAAAAAGTACCATCTGACGCCATATACATTGGTACAAGGGGCTTGGGCATTGCTGCTCCATCATTACAGCGGCAAGGAAGACGTTGTATTTGGTACGATCTTTTCCGGCCGCAGCATAGCGATGATGGAAGTCGAGCATTCTGTCGGGCTTTTCTTCAATATTCTGCCCATTCGCGTGAGCATCGAGCAAAACATGAGGTTCTTGTCTTGGCTCCAAAACATGCAGTCCAAGGTAGTAGAGACGAGTCAGTACGAATACACGCCACTGAAAAATATATACGAGTGGTGCGATATTCCACGAGATCGTCTTTTATTTGACAGCTATCTGGTAAGCGAACAGCTCCCAGATTTCTCTTCTGTCTTTAGAGGTTTTAATGATGTCCTCGGAGCTACCATCTATGATTCCATCGCTCAGACGGAGCATCCATTACGAGTGGAAATCCTTTTCTATGAACAAGTGCTAGTCCTGCATATCAACTATTATCGACGTTTCTTCAACGATAAGGAGATTAGCAGTATGTTGCAGCACTTGAATGATCTTTTAGAAGGATTGGTAGCAAACCCAGAGCAAAAGGTAAGCGAGCTAGTCCAAGTTATAAAGTATCATCCCCAACACTAAATTTGCGAACAAGAGGAGAGGTTAGTATGTGTGGAATTGTGGGATGGCTTGATTGGGATGACGATTTGTCATCCCAGCATGCTATTTTGCACAAAATGGCTCAAGCGATCCAACATCGCGGGCCAGACGAAGAGGGATATTGGTTGTCTCCCCGGGCAGCGATTGCGCATCGGCGCCTGATCGTGATCGACCCAGAAGGCGGCAAGCAGCCAATGATCTACCGAGAAGGAGATCAGACGTGCGTCTTATCGTTTAATGGCGAAATCTATAATTATTTGGAACTGCGCCGCCAATTAGAGATGCTTGGACACTCCTTTCAAACCAATTCTGACACGGAAGTATTACTGCACGCTTTTTTGGAATGGAGAGAGGAATGTGTCCGTTATCTCAATGGAATTTTTGCATTCGCCATTTGGGACGAAAAAAATCATCGATTGTTTTTAGCGCGTGACCACTTAGGTGTAAAACCATTATTTTATTGCCAACGAGGGAGCTCGTTCTTGTTCGGCTCCGAACTGAAAGCCTTGCTCGCCCATCCAAAAGTGAAGCCTGAAGTAGAAGCGGATGGGTTAGCAGATATTATCGGACTTGGTCCGGCGAGAACGCCTGGATTCGGTATTTTCCGCAATGTAAATGAGGTTCGAGCTGGACATTGTGTAACAGTCACGAAGGATCAAATCAGGACAAGGCCATACTGGAAACTTGAGAGCAAGGTGCATACCGATGATATGGATACAACGACAGAAAGAATACGCGCACTGTTACAAGACACGGTACAACGCCAGTTAATCTCTGACCTGCCTTTAGTTAGTATGCTGTCTGGCGGTTTGGACTCTAGTGGCTTGGTGGCTTTAGCTGCTGAAGAGCTAAGTAAAAAAGGGAAGACGTTGCAAACCTATTCGGTTGATTTTGTTGACAATGATCAGCATTTTGAAGAAGGGTTGCTGCACATTAGCTTGGATGCACCATGGGCGAAATCAGTCTCAGAGCATGTACAAACGAGGCATCAAGAGATTACCTTCAACGCTCAAGATCTGATTACTCATTTTCATATGCCAATGAGAGCGCGTGATCTCCCGGGATTAGGGGAGACGGATACCTCGCTCTATTTGTTCTGCCGGGAAATGAAGAAAAAAGCGACCGTCTCGCTATCAGGTGAATCGGCAGACGAAGTGTTTAACGGGTATCCTTGGTTTCAGAAGGAGAAATTCTTGAATTCAGGCAAATTCCCTTGGATGGAGCATGACGGGTGGAGTTCATTTTTAAATGAAGAAGCCATTGAAAGGATTCGCCCACAAGAATATCTTCGCAGGCGGTATGAAGAAGGGATTGCAGAGGTACATCCTTTGGAAGGGGAGACAGCATTGGAAGCGCAACAGCGCAAAATGTCGTACCTCTTTATCACACGTTTTCTTCCGTTGCTATTGGATCGCAAGGATCGAATGAGCATGTATACGGGGTTTGAAGTACGTGTTCCCTATTGTGATTACCGTCTGGTTGAATATTTATGGAATGTTCCATGGAAAGTAAAAAATATTGATCAAATCGAAAAAGGCTTGCTTCGCAGAGCATACAAAGGATATTTGCCGCATGAAGTATTGTACCGCAACAAAAGCGCATATCCGATGACCTATCATCCAGAGTATTACCATGCGATTTTGGACCATATGAAACAAATTTTAGCGAACCCTAATTCGCCTCTACTACCATTGATTAATAAGTCTGTGATCCAATTTGTACTGGATGGAAAAGCACCTATGAATCTAGCTCAATCAACGAAGCTGATCGAATACCTCGTCCAAATAAATATGTGGTTAGAGGAATACAAGGTTTCCATTCGATAGAAGCCCTAAGATTTGCTGATAAAAAGGACAGTCAGGATGCTTATTCCTGACTGTTTTTCTTTCAAAAATTGTAGTTGAAGGGATGTGTAGGAAATGAATGTCAGTGAGGCAAATCAGAATATGGCAATCCCACAACGACTGCCTGCAAACGGAAGTGACAGGTTTAATTACATGGTCAGCTATCTTTCCGATTGCCAACTTCAAATGGTGCTGGAAATGGACGGACAGGTGAATCAACAGCGATTGCTTCAAGCGATGGAGGCAAGCACCATTGCGGAACCTATCATTGGTTGCCGTTTTATAAAAGATCCAGTCCGCCCCAATTGGGAGCGACGCAGCGATTTGGCGTCAAGCGGTTGGTGTTCCTTGCAACTTCTCAGTGAGTCCGATTCCGTAGAGAAAGCCATACAGGAGTGGCTGTCGAGCCCAATAGACATCGATGCTGATGCGATGGTCAAAATTCGCATTCTGCGGACCTCGACCAAAGATATCATTTGCATCAAATTGAATCATTTATGCAGTGATGGTGCAGGATTGATAGAGTATGTTCACCTGCTAGCTTCGCTATATAGTGAGCTTGCCAAAAACCCTCGCTACGTTCCCGAGTCAAACCCTGAGGGTAGGGATCAGAGCCGTTTGTTCAAGGAGATGGGTATCCCAAATGGCGGGATGCAGCAAGCTCCAGAACCCCAGGGACCAACACTTCCTTTTACGCCTGGAGAACCAGCTAAAAGGAGACAAGCCATTCGCAGAATTCCGCGCGAAGAGTGGCTAGAGCTGGCGCAAGGATTTAAACAAAAAGGGTTTACAGTAAATGATGTGTTATTGGCTGGCTACATGCGAGCTTTATATCAACAAATGAAGAATGTTCCAGCTGAGCAGGTCAAAGTCATGGTGACGGTTAATGTAAGAAAATTCTTACCCACGGGGAAGGCGGACGCGATTTACAACTTGTCTGGTGTTGTTCACGCCTCCATGAATCAAGCAGCAGGGACATTTGCAGATAAGGTGAAAGAAGTGGCGGAATTCATGAAGAGTCAACGCGATAACAAAGAGATTCTGCATGATGCGGTAAACACGTTTGCCTTTGTGGAAAATTTTGAGTTTCAACAGACATTGAAGATCATACAGGATGTAAGAAAACAAATCGTAGCAGATGGAAACAGCACTCCAATATTATCAAATTTTGGTATGATTGGTACTAGTCAGATAGCATTCGATGATGTGAAAGTCGCAGGTGCGTACATCGTATCTCCAGCCTATTACGCACCAGGACTGATGCTTGGAGTCAGTACGTATCAAGATTGCATAACCCTCAACATTTCCTTCTTTGAATCGAACACAGACATTGGGTTAATAGAAAAACTCCTGGATACCATGGTAGAAGAAATCAAGTCATACCGAGAGTAGCCAGCTTACAGCAATTACCTACCCATTTAGATAAGGAGTGAATGAAATGAATAAAGTAGTATTCCCTAATGAAATATCAGGTGCCGAGAATCTGCAACAACAGTTCGAACCCTACGGCTGGTATGCAGAAATGAGAAAAAATAGCCCGGTACATTACGACGAAAAGCAACAGGTTTGGAACGTATTTCTGTATTCGGATGTAGAGCGTGTGCTGACCGATTATCACCTCTTTTCAAGCGATACAGGCAAACGAATCGCTGGTTCCCTCGCATTGAAAGAAAAGGGGATCACAGAGATGGACCCACCTGATCACGGAAAAAGGAGAGCTCTCTATACAAAGGCATTCTCAACCAGAACACTCCAGGAGTGGGAGCCGCGTATTCAAGAAATTTCACGTCATTTGCTAGAGGAAGTAAAAGAAAAGCAAAGCATCAAAATTTTAGGTGATCTCGCAACCCCGATGCCGGTAATTGTCATTGCCGATTTGCTCGGTGTACCGTCCAGTGATTGGATGCTGTTCAAACAATGGTCCGATGTTCTCATCTCTTCCGGGACCCGCGAAACGTATGAGGATATTAACCTCAAAAAGGAAGAAATCATGAAGGAAATGGCCGTTTATCTCTCTCCGATCATTCAAGAAAAAAGAGAGAACCCGGCAAAAGATTTCCTTTCCGATTTAACGCAAACAGAATATAAAGGCCAAAAACTATCTGACCGCGAGATTATTGATATTGCAATCAGCTTGCTGCTTGCCGGAAATGTAACGACAAGTACGCTCTTGTTTAGTGTTTTCTACTGCTTTTTACTGGATCGACCAGGCGTCTATCGTGAATTAAGAGAGAATCCGCAACTAGTAGATCAAGCAATCGAGGAAGTATTGCGCTTCCGTCCGCCAGCACAGGTTTTGATGCGCAAGGTTCAAGAAGATACGGATATGTTCGGAAGTCTGATGAAAAAAGGCGAAATCGTCATGGCATGGCTCGGTTCTGCCAATCGTGATGAAAATACCTTTGCACAGGGAGATCAATTCGATATCCATCGACCTAATAGCAACAAGCATTTATCCTTTGGAAAGGGCTGCCACTTATGCCTGGGCGCACCACTATCCAGGCTGGAAGCAAAGGTGATGCTAACAGAAATGATCAAGTGCTACTCAGACATCTCAATCGGCGGCTTTGACAACGATCTGATTCTCAATGTAACGAGAGGCTAATCCTATCGTTTGCCCGTTTTCGTTTCTAAAAAAGCAGTTGAGCAGGAAGGTTATCCCTGTTCAACTGCTTTTTTTATTTGGAGAGAAGGAAAATAGAATTCCATACTTTTCAATACTTATCTTTCCGAATCAACAAATAAACAATCAACCCTATAAGCGGAAAAAACAAGGAAGCAACAAGCCCGATGATAGCGAATTCCTTGCTATTCCCTCGTCTCCTTGCATCGCGGTATACCCAAATACTGATGACAATGTTAATGATGTTTAAAAATAAGATTATTAGTAACGGGAGGAACACAATAAAGCTAGAGGGAGCATCGCCTACTTGAACCAAAGGATCACCTGCTTTTAAATGTTTTCAAGACTTTCCCAATTATATAAAAGGATGAGGGAATTGTGAAATCTATTTATGAGCCATTTTCGTAACGATCACCGGGATGGAAACTTCCCCCGAACCTCCTCCAAAAAAGCCTGCACCGCCGGGGACAAATAACGATTTTTCATATACGCCAAATAAACCGTCCGCTCCAGCGCAGGCGAATCAATCGTTTTCCGAACAAGCGAAGCATCTGTTGATCCAGACAAATAGTTCTCCGGGATAATCGTAACCCCGAGATTCTCCCTCACTAACGTTAACGCAGTTTCAAATCGCTCAATCTCAAATTTGATTTGCGGGTTGACTTGTTCAAACGAAAAGGCCGTTAGAATATCCTCCCTCGTCTGAAATCCCTCTGTACTAATGATGAATGGCTCACTAGCTAAGTCTTTCAATCGAACCGATTCCTTTTGCGCAAGTGGATGATCCTTGTGCAGCACCAGCATTAAGCGCTCATCATACAGGGGAAATAATTCGATATCTTCTTCATCGATGAATTGGTTGGTTATGAGTAAATGCGTATGATACTTCCGCAGTGATTCCTTTACAGCTTTCCCGCTCAACACCTCGATTAGCTTGATGTTAATAGAGGGAAAACGTCCCTGATATCCGCGAATGACTTTTGGAATCCAATGCTTCACGGACTCAATGATGCCGATGATGAGATCTCCGCTGCCAGTCAGCTTTACTTCTTCCATCTCTTTTTTCAACATGTTCATTTGGGAAAGAAGCAACAACGATTTCTGATACAAAATTTTACCAGCATCCGTCAATTCCATTTTTCTTGTGTTTCTCTCGAGCAGTGGAGAGCCGACTTCTTGCTCCAGATTTTTAATCGCATTACTTAAGGAAGGCTGTGAAATATGCAGTTTTTGTGCGGCTTTGGAGTAGCTCAACTGATCACAAACTGTCACAAAATAGTGCAAATGTTTGATGTCCAACTGGATCGCCTACCCTTATTTATAGCTTTAAGCTATCAATTTATTTAAATTATATATTAGAAATAATAAGTTTGTCATTATATAATCAATAAACAAAAGGTTCAGAAAGGATGAATAGCTTGCCAAAGAATGTATCAGCAGATTTGTGGACCGGCCGGACTGACCATACGGAGAGACGAAGCAGTTTTCGCTATCATCAGATTGTAGAAATAACGGACTTGGATATATTGCAAGCTGCTAAGGATCGTACAGTCGCCATCATTGGGTTTGAATGTGAAGAGGGAGTGAGGCGCAATCAAGGACGATTAGGTGCAGCCAAAGCTCCAAACGCAATTCGGCAAGCGCTTGCAAGCCTTCCTTGGAAGGTGGAGGAAGGAAAACGGATTGTTGATGTGGGGAATGTTGCTTGTCCAAACGAAGAGCTAGAAGCTGCCCAGGAAGAATTGGGGAACGCCGTCTCTGCAATCTTTTCCAAAGCTATGACGCCCATTATTTTAGGTGGAGGCCATGAGACATTGTATGGTCATTACCTAGGTGTCCGAAAGCATATTGGAAAAGAGGCTTCCTTGGGAATCATCAATATTGACGCTCACTTCGATCTACGTTCCTATGAAGTTCAGCCTTCATCGGGGACGATGTTTCGGCAAATACTAGAGCATGACAAAAATAGCAGCTATTTTGTGTTGGGGATTCAGCGTTTCGGAAATACGCAGGAGCTATTTGATAAAGCAGACGAGCTCGGTGTCCGTTATGTGTATGAAGAAGAGATGACAGACGCACGAATGGATGAAATTACTTTATCTGTAAGCGAATTCATCGAGAAACACGATCATGTCATGCTAACGCTATGTACAGATGTATTAAACGCAGCTTTTGCACCGGGAGTAAGTGCTCCATCTCCTTTTGGCCTTACACCAATGGTTGTTCGTACTTTGATCCGTACCGTTGCCGCTCATAAGAAAACGCTTTCTTTTGATATTTGTGAAGTGAATCCGATTTTAGATGAAAACGGAAGAACAGTAAAGTTAGGTGCTTACTTGACGAATGAAGCCATCATGGGATTACTAGAGAACTAAGGGGAGACAACTATGACGTTAGCACTTAATCAAGTAACGACGATTTTTCTCGCAGTAGCACTTCTCGTATTAGGTACATTCCTCGTAAGAAAGGCTAGTTTCTTGCAAAAGTTTTGTATCCCGGCACCAGTGGTTGGGGGCTTGTTGTTCGCTGTCATTGCAACGGCTTTGAAAGCGACCGGAATTTTACAAATTACATTGGATACTTCCTTGCAAAGCTTGTTCATGCTCACGTTCTTTACTACCGTTGGATTGGGAGCGAGCTTTAAGCTGATCAAGCTTGGCGGTAAGCTGCTCGTTATTTACTGGATCGCCTGTGGATTTCTGGCTTTGGCACAAAACGTAATTGGTGTGTCTTTGGCTTCAGTATTCGGCATTCATCCATTGATTGGGATGATGGCAGGGGCTGTTTCCATGGAAGGTGGACATGGAGCGGCTGGCGCTTTTGGACAAACGCTTGAGGACATGGGCATTCAATCTGCGTTGGCGGTTGGGATCGCAGCAGCTACCTTTGGTCTCGTAGCAGGGGGCTTGGTTGGCGGACCCACTGTGAAATATTTGATTACCAAATACGATCTGAAGCCGACGGAAACGGAAGAAGTAGTAGAGACAGTAGAAGAAAAAGGACAACCAATTAACTCGAATACCTTCTTCATCCAAGTCCTGTTGATTACATTCTGTATGGCATTGGGAACGTATTTGGGAGAGCTGTTCTCGACTGCAACCGGATTTGTTTTGCCAGGATATGTGGGAGCGATGTTTGTAGCGGTGATTGTCCGTAACATCGTAGACAAGCTCAATCCAAAGGCAATCGACATGAAGAGCATCAACCTGATCAGTGACGTGACGCTCGGAATCTTCCTGTCCATGGCACTGATGAGTATTAAGCTGTGGGAAGTTGCAGATCTTGCGCTTCCAATGCTAGTCACCGTGTTTGTTCAAGTAGTATTCATCGTTTTGTTTGGGATTTTCGTCCTGTTCCGTTTGCTTGGCAAAAACTACGACGCCGCAGTCATGGTCGCAGGCTTTACAGGACATGGTCTGGGCGCTACACCAAACGCAATGGCGAATATGGCGGCAGTAACAGGAAGATTTGGTCCTTCGAGAAAAGCATACCTAGTCGTTCCGATCGTAGGTGCCTTCCTGATTGACGTGTTCGCGATGCCGATCATTATTACCACGATTAATTTGTTTAAATAAAGACGATTCAAAAATCCCTTCATGCTGGAGAAAGTCGAGCTGGAGGGATTTTTTGTGCTTATGTTCACTCTGACCTACTATCTACGCCTAGAATTCTACAAATAATAGAAAGAAAAGGAAATGATTTCTTGACTGTTCGCATCTTGTTTGTATATATTTATATAAGAACGTACGTTCTTGTTTTGGTATCTTTGCAAATACAATTTCACCCAAAAACACAAATTTAAGGGTGGAGATGTGGAATTCCGGTTTGGTAAGAGACAGCAGGAAGGGGCTGAAAAGGGGCATCAACTCAGAGGCAAATTTGAGGCACTGGTGCAGAGCCAAAGTTTGCACAAGTAGAAGCTAATACAAAATTATTTATTTTATTTTTGCGAAAATTGTAACCTATTGTCATTTTTTGCGTATTAATTGGCAGAAACAACCAAAAAGTAGAAAATGTGGAGGGAAGAAGAATGAGAGAACTTCATGCTGATGTG
This genomic stretch from Brevibacillus sp. DP1.3A harbors:
- a CDS encoding non-ribosomal peptide synthetase; protein product: MFNDKESAKSRDEILAESKSKLSEKKLALLEKLKGSKLETKKTGIPRRSREGFVPLSFAQQRLWFLDQLVPNSPAYNVVAAFHLSGELHTNIMERCVNEIVKRHEALRTTFQVANGEPYQLIAPALQIPFPIVDLTGHPEGEREEEFRRLAKEESMYVFDLTKGPLLRVTLFKLGEDLNILLLNVHHIIIDGWSVGVFFREMVLLYQAYLAGKPSPLPELPIQYADFSSWQREWLQGEVLEKQLSYWRETLGKDSSVLELPVDRTRPPIQTFQGGSLKLQIPSSLSHAIKALCEQENATLYMVMITALKILLHRYSGQNDIRVGVPVANRNRVEMENLVGFFVNTLVLKTDVSGNRSFRELLSRVRETANSAYRHQDVPFERLVDELQPERNMSQNPLFEVCFVLQNFPMPKKSDMSALGFSLVKFEEFRNNTSKFDLWIQVVEKGDILDLDVEFNSDIFNESTISRLLESFTIVLASIVANPNKPISDLPILTAAEEQKLLVEWNDTKTYYPQQDRCLHEMIEAQAAKTPDAPAVIFEEAQLTYKELDQRANQLANYLRKQGVRAETLVGIYMERSFEMVIGLLGILKAGGAYVPLDPSYPQDRVAFMITDANPSFLLTAEGLKNTLPEYDGQLICLDSDWETISMESHVAPASGVNSDNLAYMIYTSGSTGKPKGAMNAHRGIVNRLLWMQEQYQLNETDRVMQKTPFSFDVSVWEFFWPLMTGACMVVARPEGHKDTTYLARLIKKEKITTMHFVPSMLQVFLEETEISGCETLRRVICSGEALSYSTQERFFECLDAELHNLYGPTEAAIDVTYWVCQKGSKLRSVPIGRPVANTQIYLLDEHLNPVPVGVAGELHIGGVQLARGYYNRPELTEEKFIPDPFSNKEGARLYKTGDLARYMSDGTIEYLGRIDFMVKLRGFRIELGEIEAVLDEHPHVQKAAVIVHESEQRPGHKQLVSYIVPDSQSKEKLKKATVEEALPAEQVSEWQDVFDKAYDDENKYEADFNITSWNSSYTGQPLLAEEMREWVNSTVDRILALQPKKVLEIGCGTGLLLSRIAPHCEQYWGTDFSSMALDYITANLINQREDLSNVTLRKSYADDFSGLKGQKFDVIVLNSVVQYFPDASYLLDVLKKAINAMNDKGAIFVGDVRNLSLLQTFLTEVEMEKSPATLTTDQLQRRVQKRMRQEQELVIDPAFFYALQEQLHQISHVEIKLKRGSHPNELTRYRYDVVLHLGKKVQPIEDFSWLDWHEERFQNIDGLRQIMTKYKPQILGLTNIPNLRLDRANRYQSLLADRDVLKTVEELRTDQNHPGTGIDPEDLWKLGAELRYSVDIAWMGDREDGNYEAVLRPEHLLEKRQRNTVVTAWHRPAKNYQPIETYANDPLTDRVARQFIPELRSYLRDKLPDYMVPSIFEFIKEMPVNMNGKLDRKALPTPLMEVPEMEGDFVPPTTETEKILADVWAEILGLDKVGIHNSFFGLGGDSIHTIRVVARAKQHGLELTPQQIFQFQTIAELAEVAGEASTQNAKRTTTVVELPTLEKHQLDSIKVDNPYMEDVYPLTIMQENMLYRYKHHPEPGLNVVHHAFRIEGGPFHVSAFEQAWQHLIQQFPALRTSFIWEELDEPMQIVHEKVDIHIKQEDWRGIPEENQHEQLQSYIQKLRQQGFVMGQAPHAHLALLQVGEDVYYFIYVFNLMLQDGWSYTLIVKRLFEYYQAFSQGKAIDIVPVYPYRDYVALQKQQDLTDAELFWKKNLNGMTSSTLEWAQTSRNNISAEESPYSQERFIVSPEVSAALLSLSKKYHLTPYTLVQGAWALLLHHYSGKEDVVFGTIFSGRSIAMMEVEHSVGLFFNILPIRVSIEQNMRFLSWLQNMQSKVVETSQYEYTPLKNIYEWCDIPRDRLLFDSYLVSEQLPDFSSVFRGFNDVLGATIYDSIAQTEHPLRVEILFYEQVLVLHINYYRRFFNDKEISSMLQHLNDLLEGLVANPEQKVSELVQVIKYHPQH